A single genomic interval of Staphylococcus hyicus harbors:
- a CDS encoding HD domain-containing protein, with product MTTTKCQQAQLYMEHIHKQDTSGHDIAHVRRVTTLAKLIAEDYDDVNIFVIEMAALLHDTIDDKLPHAEGVSTLASFLNDIGVSLEEQKHIMYIINHMSYRKSKEGTPLETIEAQIVQDADRLDAIGAIGIARTFQFAGYFNEPMWTGEATYTELPYIDLNTIQPSAVKHFYEKLLKLKDLMNTPKGRALAQERHAFLEVFLKQFFKEWV from the coding sequence ATGACAACCACAAAGTGTCAACAAGCACAACTTTATATGGAACACATTCATAAACAAGATACAAGTGGACATGATATCGCTCACGTGCGACGTGTCACTACACTTGCAAAATTGATTGCAGAAGATTATGATGACGTGAATATTTTTGTCATTGAGATGGCTGCCCTTTTACACGACACAATTGACGACAAATTACCTCATGCAGAAGGCGTCTCAACATTGGCGTCATTTCTCAATGATATCGGCGTATCTCTAGAGGAACAAAAACATATAATGTATATTATCAATCATATGAGTTACCGTAAATCAAAGGAAGGGACACCGTTAGAAACAATAGAAGCACAAATTGTTCAAGATGCAGATCGTTTAGATGCAATAGGTGCTATAGGTATCGCGCGAACGTTTCAATTTGCTGGTTATTTCAATGAACCGATGTGGACCGGCGAAGCTACGTATACAGAATTACCTTATATTGACCTCAATACGATTCAACCTTCTGCTGTCAAACATTTTTATGAAAAACTATTAAAACTTAAAGATTTAATGAATACGCCTAAAGGTCGTGCTTTAGCACAAGAACGTCATGCCTTTTTAGAAGTATTTTTAAAACAATTTTTTAAAGAATGGGTATAA
- the cls gene encoding cardiolipin synthase has protein sequence MEDLSNAYVIDGGMIFTYIFIGLFLLNISFVFTIIFMERRSAGSIWAWILVLSLFPILGFILYLLFGRQIQRKSIFKVSEKDQKGLTQLVNQQLEALKNDHFDPDNPHVKNYKSMIRGLLYNNAAFYTNQNKIDVLLDGNQKFNQLKADILNAKSYIHIQYYIFRNDALGKSIIELLEKKLEEGLEVKMLYDDIGSKGLSFKDLKAFKQKGGRVEAFFPSKLPIINFRMNNRNHRKIVVIDGKIGYVGGFNVGNEYLGLSKKFGNWRDTHLRIEGEAVHALQLRFILDWNSQSSRHDIEHHEKYFPQVQLKNHDNIGVQIASSGPDEFWEQIKYGYLKMINMAKKDIYIQTPYFVPDQSFIDALQIAALGGVNVHLMIPNKPDHPFVYWATYKNAASLLDVGAKVYLYEDGFLHAKTLTIDDKITSVGTTNMDNRSFVLNFEVNAFVYNEGIASQLRESFEKDLKKCSVLTPERYAKRSLIIKFKESISQLLSPIL, from the coding sequence ATGGAGGATTTAAGCAACGCATACGTCATTGATGGCGGTATGATATTTACTTACATATTTATCGGTTTATTTCTGTTAAATATCTCTTTCGTATTTACAATTATTTTTATGGAACGTCGTAGTGCTGGTTCTATATGGGCTTGGATTTTAGTCTTATCATTATTTCCTATTTTAGGTTTCATATTATATTTGTTATTCGGCCGTCAAATTCAACGTAAATCCATTTTTAAAGTATCAGAAAAAGACCAAAAAGGGTTAACACAACTCGTCAATCAACAGCTTGAAGCTTTGAAAAATGATCATTTTGATCCTGATAATCCACATGTAAAAAATTATAAATCTATGATTCGAGGGCTACTTTATAACAATGCTGCTTTCTATACGAATCAAAATAAGATTGATGTTTTACTAGATGGAAACCAAAAATTCAATCAACTGAAAGCAGACATTCTCAATGCGAAATCGTATATTCATATTCAATATTACATCTTTCGTAACGATGCTTTAGGTAAAAGTATTATAGAATTATTAGAGAAAAAATTAGAAGAAGGTCTAGAAGTGAAAATGTTGTATGATGATATTGGCTCTAAAGGACTTTCGTTTAAAGACTTGAAGGCTTTTAAACAAAAAGGGGGACGTGTTGAAGCGTTTTTCCCATCTAAGTTACCTATCATTAACTTTCGTATGAACAATCGTAATCATCGTAAAATCGTTGTGATTGATGGAAAAATTGGTTACGTTGGTGGATTCAACGTCGGCAACGAATATTTAGGATTGTCTAAGAAATTTGGTAATTGGAGAGATACACATTTAAGAATTGAAGGTGAAGCTGTACATGCATTACAACTACGTTTTATTCTAGATTGGAACTCACAATCATCTCGTCATGATATAGAGCATCATGAGAAATACTTTCCCCAAGTACAACTTAAAAATCATGACAATATCGGCGTTCAAATTGCATCAAGTGGACCTGATGAATTCTGGGAACAAATTAAATATGGCTATTTAAAAATGATCAATATGGCCAAAAAAGACATATATATTCAAACACCATATTTTGTACCAGATCAATCATTTATAGATGCGTTACAAATTGCAGCACTTGGTGGCGTTAATGTCCATTTGATGATTCCAAATAAACCAGATCACCCTTTTGTTTATTGGGCAACATATAAAAATGCCGCATCGTTATTAGACGTAGGTGCAAAGGTTTATTTATATGAAGATGGGTTTTTGCATGCGAAAACCTTAACAATAGATGATAAAATTACAAGTGTAGGGACAACAAACATGGATAATCGTAGTTTCGTATTAAATTTTGAAGTCAATGCATTTGTTTATAATGAAGGGATTGCATCGCAACTTCGTGAAAGCTTTGAAAAAGACTTGAAAAAGTGTTCTGTACTTACACCTGAGCGGTATGCAAAACGGAGTCTTATTATCAAGTTTAAAGAATCTATTAGTCAGCTACTTTCACCAATTTTATAA
- the csoR gene encoding copper-sensing transcriptional repressor CsoR: MNDHAHHSEEIKKNLTSRLNRIEGQVRAINRMIDEDVYCDDVLTQIRATRSALNSVATKLLDYHMKGCITKKIEDGHETEAMEELLVTFQKLMKD; the protein is encoded by the coding sequence ATGAATGACCATGCGCATCATTCTGAAGAGATTAAAAAGAACTTAACGTCACGTTTGAATAGAATCGAGGGACAAGTTCGTGCGATAAATCGCATGATTGATGAAGATGTTTATTGTGACGATGTATTGACACAAATTAGAGCAACACGTTCTGCATTAAACAGTGTTGCTACAAAGCTACTCGATTATCACATGAAAGGTTGTATTACAAAGAAAATTGAGGATGGACATGAAACTGAAGCAATGGAAGAATTGTTGGTCACATTTCAAAAGTTAATGAAAGATTAA
- the csoZ gene encoding putative copper chaperone CsoZ produces the protein MQIDRVFVEGLDEEQQRTDLTQRLNHMIGVKGVSIDGHLQCVTLKYETPMNLNTLEKEIYDAGFKVLRTVKGEITNE, from the coding sequence ATGCAAATTGATCGTGTGTTTGTAGAGGGATTAGATGAGGAACAACAACGAACAGATTTAACACAACGTTTGAATCATATGATAGGGGTTAAAGGAGTAAGTATAGATGGTCACTTACAATGTGTAACACTTAAATATGAAACGCCAATGAATTTAAATACGTTAGAAAAAGAAATTTACGATGCTGGTTTTAAAGTATTACGAACAGTAAAAGGAGAGATTACGAATGAGTAA
- a CDS encoding heavy-metal-associated domain-containing protein: protein MSKHTINVEGMTCQHCKAAVEDAVKENKEVLSVNASPDANQVEVELTDDGALHDVKQRIYDAGYEVK from the coding sequence ATGAGTAAACACACTATTAATGTTGAGGGTATGACATGTCAACACTGTAAGGCAGCGGTTGAAGATGCAGTAAAAGAAAATAAAGAAGTATTATCTGTAAATGCGTCTCCTGATGCGAATCAAGTGGAAGTAGAGTTAACTGATGATGGTGCACTTCACGACGTGAAACAACGTATTTATGATGCGGGATATGAAGTGAAATAA